The Crassostrea angulata isolate pt1a10 chromosome 1, ASM2561291v2, whole genome shotgun sequence nucleotide sequence CTTCTTAAATATTAACTGTTCTTAGCAATCACCCATATAGATACAAAAacgtataaataaataattggtAAGATATTGAGTTTCTATTTCTATTGAGAGTGATAAgtacaaattcaaaatataatctAATTTGTTAGTTATCCTTAAATTCTCTGTTTTCAAAAGATACAAATTAAAGTCTTAATGCGATAAAATCTTAGCACACATTTTACAATACAAACTTTGTTCATTcgctttaatttttaatttcttattacatgtatttcatttagtGTAAGAACAATCaaaagaattataataaatttgatttttacagCTAAAACAAAGATAGTAAGAGCAAAAGGAATTGTCACTGTGTCTTATAATAATATTGCAGTTCATTTGcgtataaatatttgtaaataaaaagcaACTGCACgtgaaatatatgtacaaaaaaaaaataattagtgaCATCGCTATCATGAAACGTCAATTTCATCCTCGCTGTCGGAGCTGGTTGTTTCTGCATCATCCATTACATGTTCGTTATCAGATTCAACTTCTGGAAGATCGTGTAAATGGTGCACGGAATTAGATTTACAAGGACTGAGATTATCGTCCATTGGCTTAGTCTGTGTACACTCGGACAGGTTGATAGCTTCATGTCTTTGTTTACTGATAGTCTCGTCCTCGTCCTCGCACTGATTTGATTTGCTGGGCAATGTCGCGTCACGTGACCCCCCTCCCGAAAGCAACTCCCTTTCTTTTGAATTTCGCCACTTCATTCTCCTGTTCTGAAACCATATCTtcacctgaaaatttgaagaaaaaatagggATATTCTGTATATTTGAAGCTGAAGCATTGATATTTTTGGAACGATTATCGTAGAATAATTACGTCCTTTTATTGAAtgtcaattttaattaaaggCGGAAgacttttttaatacatttcgGGAACGTTTATCGCATAACAATAATGTCATTataataaatgtcaattttttaccATCCCATTATTACAGGGGATATAAAAGGCattcgaataaagaaaacaaagtgTAACATCTCAGATGCACAATATGTTAAACGAGAATTAATTTGGcacatttcaaaatgaaaattattgctACGCTTTTTGAAACACATGTTGCTTTACAATTCATCCCGTAATAAATAACTGAAATATATGACATTTATAATGGTGGAGTATTAATGTAATCACTCCTgctgttacatgtactttttcaCTTAATGTTTAGTGATTCATCGacttgtaaatatgttttagCAAAACTGCCTGACAAATATTTCCCTTTACGCTTCAAATTAATCAGTTTACTTTTTCCGGTAAATTGgagggggagggaggggggtgTATTCGAAATTTCGAATAGCAAATGTTTGAAAACACTTGAGATGCATTGTTCATCTTAAAATTACTCGCGGTGGTGTCCTTCCGTCATGCGCAACACGCGTCTAAGATGTTCAAGAGGAGGAAAAATTATTAAACCAGTGATTGGTCATTAAACCACTGTTTATTTGTGTACGTCACTAACAGCTGTTCGGAATTGTTCAAAATGCCCCTCGGATTCCATCAACATCGATTAGATGTCaggagaaaagaaaaaaactctGTCGTTATTAGCTAACTGTGAAGATCTCCCCGTGCATATGATGTACTGCAAGACAAACTTAAGAAGGTTTGTATCAATTGCCCGAATCCGCCCGAGCACGCATGCTCTAGGGGCGATTTGCAAAAGAAAAGGCTAACCCAGGAGAAGTTGCAGGCACTTTGTATTGTAATTGAAACATCTGGAATGGACACTGTATAAGAAATAAATGGAAAAGCGGGCGACTATTTTGTGCTTAATTAGTCGTTTAGATTTCATAAAAGTCGCTACAGTGTCTGGAGATGACACGAATTTTATTCGTTATTGTCGCTGCTCCACGGGAAGTCTTATTCATGCGCGCACATTTTGCTAATTACAAAAGCAATTTATGTATATAATCGCATGATTAGATTTTATCCATATAAAGATATGTATCAAATGCATATGAATCGCAGTTGGGAAAAGTCCCGAAGCATTTCCCTCATACACGTACTAACATGTAGTTCAATTGCAATGTTCTATTTCAGATAAAATCGAACATcagaaatatcatattttttaaaaagattttttaaaagttgtatgtccaaaaaaatttaacattttacattgaatttagattttataagaaaacaaattattgtaGGAGACAAGTTAATTacctggtatatatatataaggaagGGTTTCAGGAAATAAATTTTGCATGCAGTATGAAATTAATACCTGTGAATCTTTCAAGCCCAGTTTTGCCGCTAATTTCTTCCTGTCTGGTTTACTGATGTACTTTTGTTTCTGGAACATTTTCTCCAGACCCTTTCTCTGCATGTCTGAGAACACGGCCCGTCTCAGCATTCCTCTCCGGGGCTTCCCCCGCATGCTGCTTAGGAAGGTGAACGCATTTGGAACCGGAAGTAAGGGGGAATCTGAAACAAAAAGCATTTTGAAAATTCAGTTGTcgttattttttagtttttaatttcaattttttttttttgggggggggggttgttgtttttattattattattattctttttttgttttaaacttttccttatACTTCTAAAGTGTTAGTTGAATTTGCGGGCATTTTATGTCATGTATTTTGGGTATCTTGTTTCGTGTACTTTCGTTCAAGttatattttttagataaataaatgaataatagaaaataaatcgatacacacaattttaaaaatgtaattcaaattaaacaaatgattgaGGAACGTATAATCAATCTTGGATATATTCTCCTGTTAAGAAGATAAGAAATCCATACAACTGAACAAAGGTAAAACTATAAATGTGTACTGTTTGCTCTTtataattaacaataaatatgtatatcatACGACGGAGTTGAAAGACTGACAACGATTGATCCCACAAATAAACCAAGTCGTAAATAAAACCCAAGGACCGTGGCTTGATTGATGAGTGTCTTCATTATTTCTACCATCATTCAACTATCACTGGTGGCCCTCAACATCCGGGCTATCTTCACCTCCTT carries:
- the LOC128168182 gene encoding homeobox protein DBX1-like, translating into MFPNVISPSQLYQTYLRSAANLDCTQGLGQPGPSPSFLVENLLRERNHSLLSRQFPLGRPVLPPQPKSPGEGTRQNPSNSPFLKFGVNAILGSSEEDDAQKQVEEPCTSTLTTPPSSLPGLPASYLKACGTGLGQGLPHPTAFLPRHPFYDPHLSGMLRHPYFTNSPLLPVPNAFTFLSSMRGKPRRGMLRRAVFSDMQRKGLEKMFQKQKYISKPDRKKLAAKLGLKDSQVKIWFQNRRMKWRNSKERELLSGGGSRDATLPSKSNQCEDEDETISKQRHEAINLSECTQTKPMDDNLSPCKSNSVHHLHDLPEVESDNEHVMDDAETTSSDSEDEIDVS